AAGCAAAAAGCACTGTGAATCTGTGATGCACAGAAGGAAATCAGAAATTGTACTTCAAATTAGAGAGTAAACATCTTGTactatctttatttttgatagccACAAAGATTGCGTGAGCATATTGTCTGATGACTTTCCTTCAGTgaaagagggatatttatatcacTTCCTTGGAAGTTGAAGGGTTGAAGTTTCGAGACTTGAGTGATGTGATCTTGAGTAAAAATGTTGGGATTACAGGCTTCATTAACTTGGTGCTTCTACTTCTAACATAATATCTCAAGAGACCGAACCCGTCTCCTCCTCCCTAGCTTTCTCCCCCAACCACCCCCTCTCCCCCGGCCCTCCTCTTCGACTCAACCCGAACCCTTTCCTCCGCCCTCTTGTCTCCAATGCACACCCACGTGGTGGACCTTGTTGAGATCCGAGACCTTAGGGGACCTTGTCTGTGCGGTGGCCCTCTTTTCTTCGCCGTCCTCATTGTAGTCGCTTTCGGCATGGCCAAGTGGCTTAACATCTACATTGGAGTTTTTATGGTTAGGGTTTTTTCAGTTGGTTTTCCAATTTCTGGCATAACCGTCATTGGGCTTTCGGTGTCTGCTCTATCGACCTCTTCTTCCACTTTGAGAAGGGCTCCACTCGGCAGCGGCCTCGGCTCCAGGCCACCAGCAAGCCCGCCGTCGCTGTCAATGGCCTCTTCGACGGCCGCCTCTCCCAAGCAAGCTTGTCTTATCGGGCTCCATCTCTCAATCATGTTTCCTCCGATCCCGTTGCAGGTCCCGCCACAGGCCTCCACCTCCGTCTCTTCAtcactatgattttttttttttatatattcattGGAATGAGATTGATTCCGCTGGACTGAGTCCGATTCATTTACAGAAGGAATGGATCATTCTCATTCCTTTCTGAAATGGAATCGAAATGAAATTCTTCCAATCAAATAGTTGGAATGGAAGACATCTTTTCAATTTCCATTCCAGATCTTACTTATCCCAACCAAACAACCCTTTGGAAGGAAGGAGAGAACGGCGGCTTCTATTGGAGTTGGCTTAATGAGAAGAAATCAACCTTACTGACAGGTGATTTCTTGAAACGAAGTGGAAAAGATAAGAAGACGGCCTTTTTAACGCCTGTCTAAGTTGGTCTGCATCAGGAGTCCATGTGATGAGACGGATGCTCCGCACTATCCTCACTTAGAGATTAGCTGCAACAAATCCATTTAAATTTTCATCAGCATTTCCGGTGAGTAATGCTTGAAGAATTTATCAGAGTCTAGGATTAGTTAGAGGCTGTCACCTCCATGTCAAAAAATGAAATGATACAAAAGCTCTGAAAGATGGATCCAAGGGAACCCCAAGAGGAAAAGGTAAATGAAGACTTTGTGGCTACAGATTACTTTCATTGAATGTGTgcctccaaaatttcttttagtgACTTGTGATTTGGAAAAAATGGTGCTTAGTTCAACTGGTTGGCAAAGCAATTATATTCAACTTTATGCACTTCATTTTGAATGAATGATGTTTCAACTTTTTTAGAGCAAAATGTTTGAAGTTCATAATATTGCGAATTGACATGGTATGCGCTGGACTACTTTGTCCTCTGCTTGTCTTGCATTATGTGTATTGATACGGTGACATGAGGAATATAAATGGCGGGGCAGGGACCATCAGAATTCAGATACATGCAACCTCATATTTCTGCTAAGTATGCACCTGAGCATCACCAATGATGGTTATTTATAAAAACTTCATGAATTATAAGGAAAAAATGATGAATATACCTCCATCAAAGTTTCTGTATCCTAAGAGCAAAATGAATAGAAACTGAAAAAGAAACAGAAAAACAAGAGATCAGATAGGAAGAGAAAAAGGTGGAAAAAGAAAGGGCAACTGTTGACACAGTTTCAAGGGCAACTCCAGGAATAATTTCGTATGGCAAAGGATGTCCCAATCATAAAAGAGATGAAGGGCCTGAACAAGGGATTCAGGCATGGTACTAATTTCTGGAGAAACATGTCTATTCCTCACCTTCCAAATGAAACCGAAATGCATTTCTTCCAAACAATGGACATGAATCTAAAACTAATGAGCTTAAATTTATCGTTGGATTACGCCAAAACCGCTTTCCAGATCGCAGAACTCATTCATCAGAACGAACAAAAGGGAAAGTTTTGATCTTGTGAGAGGCCACTCTGGGTTATTCTTCATTTGGCTCCCACAACAGAGTAGAAATTTACTGctccatttcttttttcttcttcccaagCTGTGCACGCTACATGATGATTTCTGAGAACCTTAAAAACTTGATGACATAGATAGTGTTCCAAGATCAGTAGGTCCTTCCCTTCTCAGTCTGTAGTCCTTTCCTGCATTGCAGATTTGAGAAGAAAAATGGGAGATTCACTATATTACAGAAGTTGCAAACAACTGAAGGAAGATAAAAGAACGAAAAATTGGTAACGGCCGGAACATAATAAAAGCCCACCATTAATCAATGAACAGTTAAAAACACGTGAAAAGACCTCAGCAGTCCAGATGAGCAGCACCAAACAAATCCCTGTCCCAAGCCGAGCCAAAACTTGAACTCGTTATGACCAGCGGAATAATCAAAGCTTGATTTGCTTTCGTTTCCTCATCCTTAACCATATAAATCAACGAATGCAAGCTTAAATCGGGAAACAGCATAAAAATGACCCCAGACGGAACAAAAAATCATCTGTACCCCAATCACATATAAAAATCGAACAAACTTCACTACACTCAAGAAGCAATGCTTATGTAGCAGCCAATAGAAATATGAATAAACGAATTAATTTGAGAAGATATATGATGTGAAGACTCATTCCCCAATGTACATTAATATATAACCCATCAACCCAAAGCTCTAATTCTTCTCTGCAACACCAGAAGGAGCATCTTCTTCCCCCTTGTTCAGTGAGTTAGACTTGGAAGGGCCATGGccaatccttcatctcctcatcaTGCTGCACCTTGGCACTCCTCATGGCAGCATTGCTCCCCGAGTCCCCTTCCATATAGGCATAGTACCTCAGCACAAAAGCCAGGGCCAGGACCGCCCATTCCAAGCAAAAGATCACCACCCCGAGACCACCCACCATCTTCAGTATCACCTCCCCATCCTCCTCCCTCACATAGGAGCGCAGCTCCCCGAGGAAGTCCGACGTCCTGGTGAACACAAGCAGGGCCACGGAACCTTGGAAGATGGCTGTGAGCACGGTGGCCACCATGTGGGTGGCGTGCCACTTGGTGGAACCTGGCGAGGCGGCGCAGCCGGTGGCGGCCCCGATTATGGTGAGGGCATGGAGGAAGATGAGGAGGAGGCCGCAAGGTGAGGGGATGAGGCGGAGGGAGAGGGTGAGGAAGATGCAGCTGGAGGCAGCACCGAGGAGGATGTAGTtgcagaggaggaagaccttgtgTGAGTGATAGCTGGTGCCCGAAGCATCAGCGGGTGGGTAGGATTGTGGGTTCCCCATTAGAGATTTGGGActggaagagagagagattgcttgcagatgagagagagagagagagagggtgagggCGGGGGCAGAGGTCTTATTTGAAGGGTTGGAGTAGGCGGAATGGACGTGGAGGAGAGTGCAACGGTAGTGACGCTTTTCCAGTAGCGTGGAGAGATTGCTTgcagatgagagagagagagagagagagagaggttggtGAGGGCGGCTGGGGCAGAGGTCTTATTTGAAGGGTTGGAGTAGGCCGGAAATGTGACCGTTGGAGGAGAGTGCAACGGCTAGTTGACGCTTTTCCTTCCCAGTAGCCGTTGGAAGCTAGCTTTTGGCACACGCGAAGTGCGTGTGATGACCAAGGAATGTTTGAGTCTTTGACCGGGAAAATTACAGTTGAGCTGTACCGGCCCGCCCCGGCCCACtacgagaaattctttgtgcaccgtgggtTGCGTAGAAAATTGGATATGAATTACACCATCTCATCCGATTGATCTACATAATCATCACTTTTCAATATATACTTAATATCTacagatcgatttttttatttaaaattttgaatgacaaaaatatttctatcctttaaaaaaa
The DNA window shown above is from Elaeis guineensis isolate ETL-2024a chromosome 8, EG11, whole genome shotgun sequence and carries:
- the LOC105049838 gene encoding uncharacterized protein, producing the protein MGNPQSYPPADASGTSYHSHKVFLLCNYILLGAASSCIFLTLSLRLIPSPCGLLLIFLHALTIIGAATGCAASPGSTKWHATHMVATVLTAIFQGSVALLVFTRTSDFLGELRSYVREEDGEVILKMVGGLGVVIFCLEWAVLALAFVLRYYAYMEGDSGSNAAMRSAKVQHDEEMKDWPWPFQV